One window of Nostoc sp. C052 genomic DNA carries:
- a CDS encoding cation-translocating P-type ATPase, translating into MVSTVDLNTVDGLSEQEAIARLKQDGYNELPSSRSRSILSFAWETVQDPIFLLLVGGGIIYWILGDLQEALILLGFVFFITGISLYQEGKTEHALEALRDLSSPRALVIRDGERKRIAGREVVRGDVLVLAEGDRVPADAMVLSCSNLSTDESLLTGESLPVRKVAAAGTVEMARPGGDELPFVYSGTLVVQGQGIAQVQAVGAQTEMGKIGNALQKVKPEPTPLQQEMTRLVSRLFGIALLLCVAIVVIYGITRGDWLKGFLAGITLAMAILPNEFPVVVTIFLALGAWRISQKHVLARRASAVETLGSATVLCVDKTGTLTLNQMAVQQLFAYNHAENPHPYNLELHLRESLPETVHELVEFSILASQRDPFDPMEKAFKELGDRYLAHTEHLHDDWILLREYPLSPHLLAMSHVWQSADGKQYEIAAKGAPEAIADLCHFTPEQQKIMAAQISEMANQGLRVLGVAKASLVDAPPPFFPPHPSLNPNHLPDEQHDFPFQFIGLVGLSDPVRPNVAAAIQECYTAGIRVVMITGDYPGTAQTIARQIGLMQMGAILTGAELDLMSEAELEQRIQSTNIFARAVPEQKLRLVNALKAKGEVVAMTGDGVNDAPALKSAQIGIAMGQRGTDVARESAALVLLDDDFSSIVQAVKLGRRIFDNLRKAMAYLLAIHIPIAGMSLIPVLFKLPLVLLPVHVAFLHLIIDPACSIVLEAEPAEATVMQRPPRNPKEPLFGRKTLGLAVLQGVGILVIVLVIFIVALYRRQGELDARALTFTTLILANLGLILSESSSSRLSLKILKSPNAALWWVIGGGLAFLALVLYVPFLRQLFSFSFLHPIDLAICLGGGAIALLWFELLKLLNRP; encoded by the coding sequence ATGGTTTCCACCGTCGATCTCAATACCGTGGATGGCTTATCTGAGCAAGAGGCGATCGCTCGGCTCAAACAGGATGGCTACAATGAACTCCCCTCCTCGCGATCGCGCAGTATTTTATCGTTCGCTTGGGAAACCGTTCAAGATCCGATCTTCCTCTTGCTAGTCGGTGGTGGTATCATCTATTGGATTTTAGGCGATCTACAAGAAGCCCTGATTTTGCTGGGTTTCGTCTTCTTCATTACCGGGATTAGCCTTTACCAGGAAGGGAAGACTGAACACGCCCTAGAAGCCTTGCGCGACCTTTCCAGTCCTCGCGCCTTGGTGATTCGGGATGGAGAGCGAAAACGAATTGCAGGGCGAGAAGTCGTTCGGGGAGATGTCTTAGTGTTGGCAGAAGGCGATCGCGTTCCTGCCGATGCAATGGTACTATCTTGCTCAAATCTTTCAACCGATGAGTCGTTACTCACTGGGGAATCTCTACCCGTTCGCAAAGTTGCCGCCGCCGGTACCGTGGAAATGGCACGTCCAGGGGGAGATGAGTTGCCCTTTGTATATTCTGGAACCTTGGTAGTTCAGGGACAGGGAATTGCTCAAGTCCAAGCGGTGGGCGCTCAAACAGAGATGGGCAAGATTGGCAACGCCTTGCAAAAAGTGAAGCCGGAACCGACCCCCCTACAACAAGAAATGACTCGGTTGGTGAGCCGTCTGTTTGGCATCGCTTTATTATTGTGTGTGGCGATCGTTGTTATTTATGGAATCACGCGAGGAGATTGGCTCAAAGGATTTCTCGCAGGTATCACCCTAGCGATGGCAATTTTGCCGAATGAATTTCCGGTTGTCGTGACGATTTTCTTAGCCTTGGGAGCATGGCGAATTTCTCAGAAACACGTTTTAGCTCGTCGCGCTTCCGCTGTGGAAACCTTGGGTTCCGCAACCGTTCTGTGTGTCGATAAAACCGGGACGCTGACGCTGAATCAGATGGCAGTACAACAGCTATTTGCATACAACCATGCAGAAAACCCTCACCCATATAATTTGGAATTGCATTTACGCGAGTCTCTCCCCGAAACGGTTCATGAATTAGTCGAGTTTTCCATTCTGGCGAGTCAGAGAGATCCCTTTGATCCAATGGAGAAAGCCTTTAAGGAATTAGGCGATCGCTATCTGGCACATACTGAACATCTGCATGACGATTGGATACTGTTGCGAGAATATCCGCTCTCACCGCATCTATTGGCAATGTCTCACGTTTGGCAGTCAGCCGATGGTAAGCAGTATGAAATTGCAGCGAAAGGAGCGCCGGAAGCGATCGCTGATCTCTGTCATTTCACACCCGAACAGCAGAAAATTATGGCAGCCCAAATCAGTGAAATGGCAAATCAAGGATTGCGTGTGTTAGGCGTTGCCAAAGCCTCTCTTGTTGATGCGCCACCGCCATTTTTCCCGCCTCATCCGTCGCTCAATCCAAATCATTTACCCGACGAGCAACATGACTTTCCTTTTCAATTTATCGGATTAGTTGGACTGTCCGATCCAGTGCGTCCAAACGTTGCGGCGGCAATTCAAGAATGTTATACCGCAGGTATTCGAGTAGTCATGATTACGGGTGATTATCCCGGAACGGCTCAAACTATTGCCCGTCAGATTGGATTGATGCAAATGGGAGCCATTCTGACGGGAGCGGAATTGGATCTCATGAGTGAGGCTGAACTCGAACAACGTATTCAAAGTACAAATATCTTTGCACGAGCCGTTCCCGAACAAAAATTGCGCTTGGTTAATGCTTTGAAAGCCAAGGGTGAAGTCGTTGCCATGACTGGGGATGGTGTGAATGATGCCCCGGCTCTCAAATCTGCCCAAATCGGGATTGCGATGGGACAGCGAGGCACAGATGTTGCCCGTGAGTCGGCGGCCTTAGTGTTATTAGATGATGATTTTTCGTCCATTGTGCAAGCGGTGAAACTGGGACGGCGAATTTTTGATAATCTCCGCAAAGCAATGGCATATCTGCTAGCGATTCACATTCCGATCGCTGGTATGTCTTTGATTCCAGTGTTGTTTAAGTTGCCATTAGTATTACTTCCCGTTCACGTTGCCTTTCTGCATTTGATTATCGATCCAGCTTGCTCCATCGTTTTAGAAGCCGAACCCGCAGAAGCAACGGTGATGCAGCGTCCTCCCCGCAACCCCAAAGAACCATTATTTGGCAGGAAAACTTTGGGTTTGGCAGTACTGCAAGGGGTGGGAATTTTGGTAATTGTTCTCGTCATCTTTATAGTTGCACTATATCGCAGACAAGGCGAACTTGATGCCCGTGCCTTAACGTTTACGACGTTGATTTTGGCAAATTTAGGACTAATTTTGAGCGAAAGTTCTTCATCTCGCCTCAGCTTAAAAATCCTGAAATCTCCTAATGCTGCGCTTTGGTGGGTGATTGGTGGGGGACTGGCTTTTCTAGCGCTCGTCTTGTATGTCCCGTTCTTGCGTCAATTGTTTAGTTTCTCCTTCTTACACCCAATCGATTTGGCAATTTGTTTAGGCGGTGGGGCGATCGCTCTACTTTGGTTTGAACTATTAAAGTTACTCAATCGACCCTAA
- a CDS encoding STM4013/SEN3800 family hydrolase translates to MNQIVGNHNILFITIDTLRYDVAKDLLAQKRTPNLAKVLPKTGWEERHSPGNFTYASHHAFFAGFLPTPIMPGIHPRLFALGFEESTTTTDTTCVLDSSNIVNGLAVKGYHTVCIGGVGFFNKRNPLGNVIPSMFAESYWSPELGVTNPKSTENQVNLARQILEQTPKNQRIFLFINISALHQPNYFYLPDAKDKIDTIESHAAALEYVDRQLAKLWNIIRQRHSTFCILCSDHGTTYGEDGYTGHRLSHPVVWTVPYAEFVL, encoded by the coding sequence ATGAATCAAATCGTCGGAAATCACAATATCTTATTTATCACTATAGACACACTGCGTTACGACGTAGCCAAAGATTTACTCGCACAAAAACGCACTCCAAACTTAGCAAAAGTACTCCCTAAAACAGGTTGGGAAGAACGACATTCACCCGGAAACTTCACTTATGCTTCTCATCATGCATTTTTCGCAGGCTTTTTACCCACACCTATAATGCCTGGAATTCACCCCCGCCTTTTTGCTTTGGGATTTGAAGAAAGTACCACTACGACTGATACAACTTGTGTATTAGATAGCTCAAATATTGTTAATGGATTAGCGGTTAAGGGATATCATACAGTTTGCATTGGTGGAGTTGGTTTTTTCAACAAACGCAACCCTTTAGGTAATGTAATTCCCTCAATGTTTGCCGAAAGTTATTGGAGTCCAGAATTAGGTGTTACTAACCCCAAATCTACAGAAAATCAGGTAAATCTTGCACGACAAATTTTAGAACAAACGCCAAAGAATCAACGCATATTTTTATTTATAAATATTTCTGCCTTGCATCAACCAAATTATTTCTATCTTCCCGATGCCAAAGATAAAATCGATACCATTGAATCTCACGCCGCAGCTTTGGAATATGTCGATCGCCAATTAGCCAAACTCTGGAATATTATACGACAAAGGCATTCTACTTTTTGCATTCTGTGTTCTGACCACGGGACAACTTATGGTGAAGATGGTTACACTGGACATCGACTTAGCCATCCTGTGGTTTGGACGGTTCCTTATGCTGAGTTTGTTTTATGA
- a CDS encoding STM4015 family protein, whose amino-acid sequence MTDNQNQPRDYDAVLGGQSPPPVDGVVLGGIEGVKRSLSNPVIEVRIAALSEALKYGDAGLDILIQALQDKSRLVQRFAYRLLKQKVEPQVKQALQAYKSWNLEERFNQYQGYQGCYVPQFANRQVVEFDANVGIFEPVNNAYALRFEYDTYENLPSKLSRLLQEPNAEKLEALVFGLWAETSQTDSSSIVQALVDAKQRLTNLKAIFIGDLTSEDSEISWIQQSDISPILQAYPKLEILQIRGGDGLQFSPPIRHNHLKALIVETEGLSRDTVAQICQMNLPALEHLELWFGSEDYGGDCWVEDLNQIIFAEKFPNLVYLGLRNSQFTDELINPIVSSPIINSLSILDLSMGTLTDVGAEELLNSQAINNLDILNISENFLSQEMIDKFSGFDARILANNQKAEDEDSYIDGRYCSVSE is encoded by the coding sequence ATGACAGACAACCAAAATCAACCCAGAGATTATGATGCAGTGTTGGGAGGACAATCTCCGCCTCCTGTTGATGGAGTTGTTTTAGGAGGAATTGAGGGGGTTAAACGTTCTTTATCAAATCCTGTGATTGAAGTGCGAATTGCTGCACTTAGCGAAGCCTTAAAATATGGTGATGCAGGGTTGGATATATTAATTCAAGCGTTGCAAGATAAATCGAGATTGGTGCAGCGTTTTGCTTATCGACTATTGAAGCAAAAAGTAGAACCACAAGTCAAACAAGCTTTGCAAGCATATAAATCTTGGAATTTGGAAGAGAGATTTAACCAGTATCAAGGTTATCAAGGTTGTTATGTTCCTCAATTTGCTAATCGGCAAGTTGTAGAATTCGATGCAAATGTAGGTATTTTTGAACCTGTTAATAATGCTTATGCTCTCAGGTTTGAGTATGATACTTATGAGAATTTACCCAGTAAACTTAGTAGACTTCTGCAAGAACCCAACGCCGAGAAATTAGAAGCTTTAGTGTTTGGTTTGTGGGCAGAAACATCACAGACTGATTCAAGTAGTATTGTCCAAGCTTTAGTTGATGCTAAACAACGTTTAACTAATCTCAAAGCTATTTTTATTGGCGATCTTACTTCTGAGGATTCAGAAATATCTTGGATTCAACAAAGCGATATAAGTCCCATTTTACAAGCTTATCCCAAACTCGAAATTTTGCAAATTCGTGGAGGGGATGGTTTACAATTTAGTCCGCCGATACGACACAATCACCTCAAAGCATTGATTGTTGAAACTGAGGGATTAAGTCGGGATACTGTTGCACAAATTTGTCAGATGAATCTGCCAGCCTTGGAACATTTAGAATTATGGTTTGGTAGTGAAGATTACGGCGGAGATTGTTGGGTTGAAGATTTAAATCAAATTATTTTTGCAGAAAAGTTTCCCAATTTGGTTTATTTAGGATTACGCAATAGCCAATTTACCGATGAACTAATTAATCCTATAGTAAGTTCCCCAATTATTAATTCTCTCAGCATACTTGATCTTTCAATGGGAACGCTGACTGATGTTGGTGCGGAAGAATTGCTGAATAGTCAAGCTATAAATAATCTTGACATTCTCAATATTTCAGAAAACTTCTTATCTCAGGAAATGATTGATAAATTCTCTGGTTTTGATGCGCGTATTTTGGCAAATAATCAGAAAGCAGAAGATGAAGATAGTTACATTGACGGTCGCTATTGTTCTGTTTCTGAGTGA
- a CDS encoding DUF2997 domain-containing protein: protein MTEYHKIEYRIGKDGKITETVINASGSSCTSTTSGIEKALGEVENQELLPEYYEDGEGETVAQNQSLKQI, encoded by the coding sequence ATGACGGAGTATCATAAAATTGAGTATCGCATTGGTAAAGATGGGAAAATTACTGAAACAGTAATCAATGCTTCTGGTTCGAGTTGCACAAGTACAACATCGGGAATTGAAAAGGCTTTAGGAGAAGTTGAAAATCAAGAATTATTGCCTGAGTATTACGAAGACGGTGAGGGCGAGACAGTGGCACAAAATCAGTCTCTCAAACAAATCTAA
- a CDS encoding STM4014 family protein has protein sequence MLNFILIANPENRRVGFLQEALTHFNLPPATVVDYADLIAGKQTLEQFNTPNTIIRFDSPEKNFDVDKAIIAEGSREIFSTSNHQHISAEAATKLEFDKGLILYPRQWYLGWRYLLQKWETQLTPLLACGEGLGVGYFMNHPQDIAVMFDKPACHERFSRHNIPVPRSLDKIHNYDHLREQMQMQGIERVFVKLSHGSAASGVVAYRANSRFESAITTVERVRENGQTLLYNSRKIRHYTHHEEIADIINILTAEGVQVEEWLPKAHLQECGFDVRVVVINGEAQHIVVRLGKSPMTNLHLGNERGNTEEFLAKVGAENWEIMKRTCEQAAGLFPNSLYCGVDLLILPDWKTHAILEINAFGDLLPGILCNGIDTYTSEIKAILELNTETQRTQRFL, from the coding sequence ATGCTAAATTTTATCCTCATCGCTAACCCCGAAAACCGCCGTGTCGGTTTCCTCCAAGAAGCACTAACCCATTTCAACCTACCACCAGCTACCGTAGTAGATTACGCCGACTTAATAGCAGGAAAACAAACTCTCGAACAATTCAACACACCCAACACTATTATCCGCTTTGACTCTCCAGAAAAAAACTTTGATGTTGATAAAGCCATCATTGCAGAAGGGAGTAGGGAGATTTTTTCTACTTCCAATCATCAACATATCAGTGCAGAAGCAGCGACAAAATTAGAATTTGACAAAGGACTGATCCTCTATCCGCGACAGTGGTATTTAGGCTGGCGGTATCTGTTGCAAAAATGGGAAACACAACTTACTCCCCTCCTCGCTTGCGGGGAAGGGTTGGGGGTGGGGTACTTCATGAACCATCCCCAAGATATCGCTGTGATGTTTGACAAACCAGCTTGTCACGAAAGATTCAGCCGTCATAATATCCCCGTTCCCCGTTCATTAGATAAAATCCACAACTACGATCATTTACGCGAACAAATGCAAATGCAGGGAATAGAACGAGTATTCGTCAAACTTTCCCACGGTTCCGCCGCTTCTGGAGTCGTTGCTTACCGCGCAAATTCGCGTTTTGAATCAGCCATTACCACTGTCGAACGAGTGCGAGAAAATGGGCAAACTCTGCTTTACAACTCCCGAAAAATTAGGCACTATACTCATCACGAAGAAATCGCCGATATCATCAATATCTTGACAGCAGAAGGCGTACAAGTTGAAGAATGGCTACCTAAAGCACATTTACAAGAATGTGGTTTTGATGTGCGTGTGGTGGTTATTAATGGCGAAGCACAGCATATCGTTGTTCGCCTTGGTAAAAGTCCCATGACAAATTTGCATTTGGGGAATGAACGGGGAAATACTGAGGAATTTTTAGCAAAAGTTGGTGCAGAAAATTGGGAGATAATGAAGCGAACTTGTGAACAAGCAGCAGGGTTATTTCCTAATAGTTTATATTGTGGAGTTGATTTACTGATTTTACCTGATTGGAAAACTCATGCGATTTTAGAGATTAATGCTTTCGGTGATTTATTACCGGGTATTTTGTGCAATGGAATTGATACTTATACGAGTGAAATTAAAGCGATTTTGGAACTAAACACAGAGACACAGAGAACACAGAGATTTTTATAA
- a CDS encoding WD40 repeat domain-containing protein, producing MKIVTLTVAIVLFLSEIYSNGRLEVAATRDFTRLHGLKNFLLISSLLAMNNNPNQPREYDAVLGGEVPPPVNSVVLGGLEGVRSRLRSSVVEVQVNALSEALNYGDVGLEIVIQALHNQSGQVRLSAYNILRRRSPSQTSRTESFVKQALQDFNPYQFFQCIHTLKAYYQQVHSVAISPDGKTLVCGSGDSRYNSINSPKVWNLETGQEKFDLRFNHHHTSDINWVAISPDGQKMISAGADKIIMLWDIKAGKYLGKLSKHSTTIYALAIHPNGESFFSADGNGCIKIWQWNWGEEVAILEGHRRSIYALCISPDGKLLISGGEDRTIKIWDLKSRREIWSLIGHCHSIRSLAISPNGRILVSGSDQRIKIWDMQTGEEIFSFYGHAGWVRSIVFSPDGKTFLTAGDQNIKVWDLASEKKIFSFQGHTGAIRSLALSSNGQTLVSGGVNNTVKVWRF from the coding sequence ATGAAGATAGTTACATTGACGGTCGCTATTGTTCTGTTTCTGAGTGAAATTTATAGTAATGGGCGACTAGAAGTCGCGGCTACACGAGACTTTACCCGCCTGCACGGGTTAAAAAACTTTCTCTTAATTAGTTCACTTTTAGCTATGAACAACAATCCAAATCAACCAAGAGAATATGATGCAGTGCTTGGTGGAGAAGTACCACCACCAGTTAATAGTGTAGTTTTAGGAGGACTTGAGGGGGTAAGAAGCCGGTTAAGAAGTTCGGTGGTTGAGGTACAAGTTAATGCACTTTCCGAAGCGTTGAATTACGGCGATGTAGGTTTGGAGATAGTAATTCAAGCCCTACATAATCAGTCAGGACAGGTGAGATTATCAGCTTATAATATTTTGCGTAGGCGTAGCCCGTCGCAGACATCGCGCACTGAATCATTTGTCAAACAAGCACTGCAAGACTTTAATCCATATCAATTTTTTCAGTGTATTCATACATTAAAAGCGTATTACCAACAAGTTCACTCTGTAGCTATTAGTCCAGATGGTAAAACTTTGGTATGTGGTTCAGGTGATAGCCGCTATAACAGTATCAATTCGCCGAAAGTCTGGAATTTAGAGACAGGACAAGAAAAATTTGATCTGCGATTTAATCATCATCATACTTCTGATATTAATTGGGTAGCTATTAGTCCTGATGGACAGAAGATGATTAGTGCTGGGGCAGATAAAATCATTATGCTTTGGGATATAAAAGCAGGTAAATATCTCGGTAAATTAAGCAAGCATTCAACTACAATTTACGCTCTAGCTATACATCCTAATGGAGAAAGCTTTTTTAGTGCAGATGGGAATGGATGTATCAAAATTTGGCAGTGGAATTGGGGTGAAGAAGTTGCTATTTTAGAAGGGCATCGTCGCTCAATTTATGCTCTTTGTATATCTCCTGATGGCAAGCTTTTAATTAGTGGTGGTGAAGATAGAACTATCAAAATTTGGGATTTAAAGTCTAGACGTGAAATTTGGAGTCTTATAGGACATTGCCATTCAATACGGTCTTTAGCAATTAGCCCTAACGGGCGTATATTAGTAAGTGGTAGTGACCAGAGAATTAAAATTTGGGATATGCAAACTGGGGAAGAAATTTTTTCTTTTTACGGTCATGCTGGTTGGGTTCGTTCTATCGTATTCAGTCCCGATGGTAAAACTTTTCTGACTGCTGGAGACCAAAATATTAAAGTCTGGGATTTAGCTTCAGAGAAGAAAATTTTCTCATTTCAAGGTCATACAGGAGCTATTCGTTCATTAGCACTAAGTTCTAATGGGCAAACATTGGTGAGTGGTGGTGTAAATAACACAGTCAAAGTGTGGAGGTTTTAA
- a CDS encoding HEAT repeat domain-containing protein: MSESISQLFLKLENWKFQQFNPQVGISNHESYAYTIQIQPQHRNKNINLETFYNLLQDPQSSKIQALICQIEYENYWNDNNICFGIVLEALCEASEKLPNLQALFIGDAEQHEYRKSKLAVFDIRPILEAFPNLQLLKVRGQFYEYLLECETLIHKNLKTLIIETADIDERNFSQICALELPNLECLELWLGRQLRNETFIIDNLIPILFGESFPNLAYLGLRSSEFSDLLAENIVRSPMIERLLVLDLSMGNLSDYGAEAFLNCPAINQLHTLNISNNCVSESMVQRLLQLNCQVIADDQEDEMERGCGGSRYSALHE, from the coding sequence ATGTCAGAAAGTATTAGTCAACTTTTTCTCAAGCTGGAAAACTGGAAATTCCAACAATTTAATCCTCAAGTTGGTATTAGCAACCATGAAAGTTATGCTTATACGATTCAAATTCAACCACAACATCGCAATAAAAACATAAATTTAGAGACTTTTTATAATCTTTTGCAAGACCCTCAATCTAGCAAAATTCAAGCTTTGATTTGTCAAATAGAATATGAAAATTATTGGAACGATAATAATATCTGTTTTGGGATAGTTTTAGAAGCACTTTGCGAAGCATCTGAAAAACTGCCTAATCTTCAAGCATTATTTATAGGAGATGCAGAACAACATGAATATCGCAAATCTAAGTTAGCAGTTTTTGATATTCGTCCAATTCTCGAAGCATTTCCTAATTTGCAATTGCTAAAAGTACGTGGTCAATTTTATGAATATCTCTTAGAATGCGAAACTTTAATCCATAAAAATCTCAAAACCCTAATTATAGAAACAGCAGATATCGACGAGAGAAATTTCTCTCAAATTTGTGCTTTAGAATTACCAAATCTAGAATGTCTAGAACTCTGGCTGGGTAGGCAACTAAGAAATGAGACATTTATTATTGATAATTTGATACCAATTTTATTTGGTGAATCATTCCCAAATTTGGCTTACTTAGGACTTCGTAGCAGCGAATTTTCTGACTTGCTTGCAGAGAATATAGTGCGATCGCCAATGATTGAACGTCTCTTAGTGCTTGATTTATCAATGGGTAATTTAAGCGATTATGGGGCAGAAGCTTTTTTAAATTGTCCAGCGATAAATCAACTTCATACCCTCAACATTTCTAACAATTGCGTATCAGAAAGTATGGTTCAACGATTGTTACAGCTTAATTGTCAGGTGATTGCAGACGATCAAGAGGATGAAATGGAAAGAGGATGTGGAGGATCGAGATACTCTGCTTTGCATGAGTAA
- a CDS encoding molecular chaperone GrpE codes for MAIGISTLLLIIPAISDAIARQAELETNKLELARCLATSRLASTQIELLENELKVTQKNYLEKQQKIEQFLAEKAALHQEGLRLHEELQQQRVELSEEFRSATFEQLQTLLTNYPSIYQMVQIKPELPAKNLLSMFTSLDNLLNKWGYEQIGKPWEKVAYNPQIHQPDTADIAEDELVYIRFIGYQH; via the coding sequence ATGGCAATAGGGATTTCCACTCTGTTGTTGATTATTCCAGCAATTAGTGATGCGATCGCTCGCCAAGCAGAATTAGAAACTAACAAATTAGAATTGGCGAGATGTCTAGCGACAAGCAGGTTAGCGTCTACGCAAATTGAATTACTAGAAAATGAACTAAAAGTAACGCAGAAAAATTACTTAGAAAAGCAGCAAAAAATAGAACAGTTCCTTGCTGAAAAAGCAGCGCTACATCAGGAAGGCTTGCGACTGCATGAAGAATTGCAGCAGCAACGAGTTGAACTATCAGAGGAATTTCGCTCTGCGACATTTGAGCAGTTGCAGACATTACTGACAAATTATCCAAGCATTTACCAGATGGTGCAGATTAAACCAGAATTACCTGCGAAAAATCTGCTTTCGATGTTTACCTCTTTAGATAACCTCCTCAATAAATGGGGTTACGAACAGATAGGGAAACCTTGGGAAAAAGTAGCTTACAATCCGCAGATTCATCAACCAGACACAGCTGATATTGCTGAAGATGAGTTAGTTTACATTAGATTCATTGGTTATCAGCATTAA
- a CDS encoding STM4012 family radical SAM protein, whose amino-acid sequence MLTIQNLKSKIAQSPYQAYVYSYPHKTAYRPLTPPVYLPELWAQQDRQALFLYIHIPFCEMRCGFCNLFTAVSHNEDFMSQYVRTLQRQAQRMKAVLGDASFARFAIGGGTPTQLPIQHLETILNIAENTMGARLREIPISVEVSPETATEDKLKLLRSHAVDRVSIGVQSFIDSEVLATQRRQSTTQVETTLTRIKEMGFPTLNIDLIYGLPGQTINTWLQSIQATLRFQPEEIYLYPLYVRSLTGLGRTDREWDDIRLACYREGRSLLLSEGYTQVSMRMFRRVEEGQGGQGRQGSNISPLSPSSPIYCCQADSMVGLGCGARSYTNTLHYSNEYAVGAKGISEILQAYIQTADESFYYAHFGFQLNAEEQRRRYILLSLLSDEGLNCASYRQKFSSEVYADFPEFSELLVLNLAIKDEDILQLTEFGIERSDTIGAWLFSEKVQELMQDYELK is encoded by the coding sequence ATGCTGACAATTCAAAATCTTAAATCCAAAATTGCCCAGTCTCCTTATCAAGCATACGTTTATTCTTACCCGCACAAAACAGCTTACCGTCCCCTCACTCCACCTGTGTATCTCCCGGAACTTTGGGCGCAGCAAGATAGACAAGCGCTATTTCTCTACATACATATACCGTTTTGTGAAATGCGTTGTGGGTTCTGTAATCTGTTTACCGCAGTTAGCCACAATGAAGATTTTATGAGTCAATATGTCCGCACGTTACAGCGACAGGCGCAACGGATGAAAGCGGTGTTGGGTGATGCGTCATTTGCTAGGTTCGCTATTGGTGGCGGAACTCCCACCCAATTACCCATTCAGCACCTCGAAACTATTCTCAATATTGCTGAAAATACGATGGGTGCAAGGTTACGGGAAATTCCCATTTCTGTAGAAGTTTCGCCAGAAACCGCCACTGAGGATAAGTTAAAGTTGTTACGATCGCACGCCGTCGATCGTGTTAGCATTGGTGTCCAAAGCTTCATCGATTCGGAAGTTTTAGCCACCCAGCGCCGTCAATCTACTACCCAAGTAGAAACAACGCTGACAAGGATCAAAGAGATGGGATTTCCCACGCTTAATATTGATTTGATTTACGGTTTACCCGGACAAACAATAAATACTTGGTTGCAATCAATACAAGCTACCTTGCGTTTTCAACCAGAAGAAATTTATCTATATCCATTGTATGTGCGATCGCTCACAGGTTTGGGACGCACAGATCGAGAATGGGACGATATTCGTTTAGCTTGTTATCGAGAAGGGCGATCGCTATTATTGTCAGAAGGATATACGCAAGTTTCCATGCGGATGTTTCGACGAGTGGAAGAGGGACAAGGGGGACAAGGTAGACAAGGTAGCAATATTTCTCCCTTGTCTCCCTCGTCTCCCATCTACTGCTGTCAAGCCGACAGTATGGTTGGTTTAGGTTGTGGCGCACGTTCCTACACTAATACTTTGCACTACTCCAACGAATATGCTGTGGGAGCAAAGGGAATCAGCGAGATTTTACAAGCATATATTCAAACAGCAGATGAGTCATTTTACTACGCGCATTTTGGTTTTCAACTAAATGCTGAAGAACAACGTCGGCGATATATTTTATTATCTTTGCTTTCCGATGAAGGATTGAATTGTGCTAGTTATCGTCAGAAATTTAGTAGTGAAGTATACGCTGATTTTCCAGAGTTTTCAGAACTGCTTGTTTTGAATTTAGCGATAAAAGATGAGGATATTTTACAGTTAACTGAATTTGGAATTGAGCGTTCTGACACTATTGGCGCGTGGTTATTTTCTGAGAAAGTGCAGGAATTAATGCAGGATTATGAGTTGAAATAG